In one Diceros bicornis minor isolate mBicDic1 chromosome 2, mDicBic1.mat.cur, whole genome shotgun sequence genomic region, the following are encoded:
- the SEC22C gene encoding vesicle-trafficking protein SEC22c, translating to MSMILFACVVRVRDGLPLSASTDFYHTQDFLECRRRLKTLALRLAQYPGRGSAEGCDFSIHFSSLGDVACMAICSCQCPAAMAFCFLETLWWEFTASYDITCIGLASRPYAFLEFDSVIQKVKWHFNYVSSTQMESSLEKIQEELQFQPPVVLTLEDTDVANGVMNGHTHMYLEPAPNFRMEPVTAVGVLSLVLNIMCAALNLIRGIHLAEHSLQVAHEEIGNILAFFIPFIACIFQCYLYLFYSPARTMKVVLMLLFICLGNMYLHGLRNLWQILFHIGVAFLSSYQILTRQLQEKQSDCGV from the exons ATGTCCATGATCCTTTTTGCCTGTGTGGTAAGGGTGAGGGATGGACTGCCCCTCTCGGCCTCCACTGACTTTTACCACACCCAAGATTTTCTGGAATGCAGGAGACGGCTCAAGACCTTAGCCTTGCGACTGGCCCAGTATCCAGGTCGAGGTTCTGCAGAAGGATGTGACTTCAGTATACA tttttcttctttgggGGATGTGGCCTGCATGGCTATCTGCTCCTGCCAGTGTCCAGCTGCCATGGCCTTCTGCTTTCTGGAGACCTTGTGGTGGGAATTCACAGCTTCCTATGACATCACCTGCATTGGCCTAGCCTCCAGGCCATACGCCTTTCTTGAATTTG ACAGCGTCATTCAGAAAGTGAAGTGGCATTTTAACTATGTAAGTTCCACTCAGATGGAGAGCAGCTTAGAAAAAATTCAGGAGGAGCTCCAGTTCCAGCCTCCAGTGGTTCTCACTCTGGAGGACACAGATGTGGCAAATGGGGTGATGAATGGTCACACACACATGTACTTGGAGCCTG CTCCTAATTTCCGAATGGAACCCGTGACAGCCGTGGGCGTGCTCTCCCTTGTTCTCAACATCATGTGTGCTGCTCTGAATCTCATTCGTGGAATTCACCTCGCAGAACATTCTTTACAG GTTGCCCACGAGGAAATTGGAAATATTCTggctttttttattccttttatagcCTGCATTTTTCAG TGTTATTTGTACCTGTTCTACAGTCCAGCCAGGACTATGAAGGTGGTGCTGATGCTACTCTTTATTTGCCTGGGCAACATGTACCTGCATGGGCTGAGGAACCTCTGGCAAATCCTTTTCCACATAGGAGTGGCTTTTCTGTCTTCCTATCAGATACTGACGAGGCAGCTTCAGGAgaagcagtctgactgtggagtGTGA
- the SS18L2 gene encoding SS18-like protein 2, whose protein sequence is MSVAFVPDWLRGKAEVNQETIQRLLEENDQLIRCIVEYQNKGRANECVQYQHVLHRNLIYLATIADANPTSASKAME, encoded by the exons ATGTCGGTGGCTTTTGTACCGGACTGGCTGAGAGGGAAGGCAGAAGTCAATCAGGAAACGATCCAGCGG CTCCTGGAGGAGAATGACCAGCTGATCCGCTGTATCGTGGAGTATCAGAACAAAGGCCGAGCGAATGAGTGCGTCCA GTACCAGCATGTATTACATAGAAATCTCATTTATTTGGCTACCATCGCAGATGCCAACCCAACCAGTGCTTCAAAAGCAATGGAATAA